ACCGAACACCCCTCCCGCCCCACGAATGCCCTTCAAGAGCTTCTTGTCCGCCTCAATAATCTCCCCATCATGATTCACAATCATTGCACCAAGAATCTGATCAACCCCCAGTCCCCAGTGTGACGAGAAGGGTCCATATCCTCCATACATTGCCCACCCGACGTAGCCAACGCCGGGTATTGACCCCGTGGGCGTGGCAAGTCCTTCGGCCCACAATTTTGTGCCGAGCTCTCCTTGAAGAATTCCTCCTTCTACTGTAGCCGATTGGCGATCTTCAGCTATCCTGACCCCCGTAAGCGCCCGAAGATCGATTACGAGGGTGCCATCTACAATGGCCCGGCCTTCCATGTTGTGGCCGCCGACGCGGATGGTGAATTTGAGTCCGTTGGCCTTGGCGAATTGCACCAAAACGCTCACATCCTCTGCGCTCTGGGGATGGACAACGGCAAGCGGGGTGTCTGGACGGGCCATATTCCATACCTTACACACGGCGGAGAACTCTGATGACGAGGGTGCTGTGTATTTAATACTTGGATGAGCCAGGAGAAAGGCCTCCAGACTAACAAGCTGGGAGTCTGCCATGGTTTCTTTCGCATTCAGATCTCTTAATTTGGGGCTAGACAACCAAGACAGAGGAGGTagtttatctatatatcccAAGAGAGCGCATTCCTTTTACCTTGGGCCGTGTCCACTTGCCAAGCAATATTCCGGATACCCCAAGCTTTGCGCCATCCGCGCGCTCGTATCGCCAATGGCTAGTGCTTACCAGCTCGCCATTTCCCTTGGTCTACGTGGTTGTCTCCGTCTTATCCCCACGACTAAATGTGTTGGGTGGTCCCATAGCTTTATCCCGGTTGGTTCTCGGTCAGTGGGGGGCCTTAGGCACCCAGAGGATTCGGGAGGTCAGGCGTTGTCTGAGCCCTGGAGAGCCAACGGTTTGTCAGAATGAGCCGTGTCTGTGAGTTGACTCCCATATAAGAAGATGCTCTTTTAAAGTGGATTTTTATTGGCAGACGTTCCTAACTTTCTCCCTAGAATTACAGCTATATGGTAAACTGATCAGTCTTCTAGCCAAAGGACCAATCGAAAATCACCTGAattctagtatatttaaGTTTTATGAAACTCTTCATCTTCACGAGGATATGAGCACTAACACGATCCCTCAAACACTCAAGTCTTTCCTTTACACAGTCCTATATGATAGTATCATCTGTTAACCAACATCACAACTTCGCCTTCGGCTTCTCTCCCCTCTTCGTCCCCACAGGCATCTGTGCAATCTGAAACGCCTCCTCCGACATCCTCACCCCTTCCTTATCAGAACCCCGACTCTGATACTCTTCCCAAaacttctcatcctccagccAACCCCGGAACCACCGCTGCGTCCAATCCGCAACCCTCTCAGCACACCAATCCACCTGCTCAAACACAAGCGTATGCCCCCCCTTCGGCAGCACAGCCTTCTCAACCATCCCCTTAGCCACCCCACCACTCCCCCCAGTCCCCGTCCCCGTAGTCCGCATCTTCGACTCCTGCGCATccgggagagagagaaagctcTTCCCACCAAACACCCAGAGCACACTGGGCCGCACGTACGGCAGATTCCGCATGGCGGACCAACATTCCGGCCTGGAAAACAAATACGGTCGCTCTTTCTCTACGTCCCAGTCTGGTAGGAGAAGACGGTCGAGTTCCTCGCGTTCGAGGTTCGGCGTGAAGAAGTTCCAGGATTCTTGGTGCTTGGTTGTTGTGAGTGTTACTGCTGTCGGGGGTACTTTGGGGTCTGTAGCTGGGTTGTAGAGTCGGGTTGGCACCGGGCGGAGTGCGTGGCGGAGATAGCGGTCTCGAGCTCGGGGATCCCATTTTGCTAGGCCTTTGGTGAGAGAGGCGACGGCTTTTTCGGGTGATTCCCACAGGTCCCTTCGGCGACTGGCCATCATGGCTGGGTTGGGGCCGCCGAAGGCTACTTCCAGGATGACTGGTTCGATCAGGACCAGGGTTGATAGTAGACGTGGGTGGATGATTGAAAGATTGACCCTGTATCA
This DNA window, taken from Aspergillus flavus chromosome 5, complete sequence, encodes the following:
- a CDS encoding putative toxin biosynthesis protein, translated to MSFPFRIIEHTIPGQHIRESPRSIRGRQETPIKIAIKQYIPNDADRLDPTPDNAITIIGVPGNGSPKEIYEPLWEDLYRQLKKLSVPVRGIWVADTSNQGASAVLNEEVQGDQTNWYDHSRDLLHMVNHFRDEMPRPIIGVGHSMGCAQLVNLSIIHPRLLSTLVLIEPVILEVAFGGPNPAMMASRRRDLWESPEKAVASLTKGLAKWDPRARDRYLRHALRPVPTRLYNPATDPKVPPTAVTLTTTKHQESWNFFTPNLEREELDRLLLPDWDVEKERPYLFSRPECWSAMRNLPYVRPSVLWVFGGKSFLSLPDAQESKMRTTGTGTGGSGGVAKGMVEKAVLPKGGHTLVFEQVDWCAERVADWTQRWFRGWLEDEKFWEEYQSRGSDKEGVRMSEEAFQIAQMPVGTKRGEKPKAKL